From a single Gemmatimonadota bacterium genomic region:
- a CDS encoding ferrous iron transporter B, whose product MQRGLDGSYRDEIVEAIYQDAEAITRKVVRTDETASYPWDQKLDRIVTSRIWGLPFMALLLGVVFWITISGANVPSSLLAEGLFWLGARGVELFEWLGMPWWVTGFIWHGVYRGLAWVIAVMLPPMAIFFPIFTILEDLGYLPRVAFNVDALFKKAGAHGKQALTMSMGLGCNAAGVVACRVIDSPRERLIAILTNNFMPCNGRWPTLIILATLFVAAAFPPAFAAMAAAGSLVLIVLIGAATTLLVSAVLSRSFLRGEASSFTLELPPYRRPSILRVLYTSLIDRTIFVLWRAVVMAVPAGGVIWLLSNIHAGGQSLTVWVSQWLEPVGRAIGLDGVILLAYIIAIPANEIVVPTIIMAYTGAGMMIELDTMAELQHLLVNQQGWTLLTAVCLMLFSLLHNPCSTTMWTVYRETRSVKWTVVSGLMPLAIAFLLLFIVAQTAYFVMGLAGW is encoded by the coding sequence ATGCAACGAGGTCTGGACGGATCGTACCGGGATGAAATCGTCGAGGCCATCTACCAGGATGCCGAGGCGATCACCCGGAAGGTGGTCCGCACTGACGAAACGGCCTCCTATCCCTGGGACCAGAAGCTGGACCGCATCGTGACCTCGAGGATCTGGGGCCTGCCCTTCATGGCCCTGCTCCTGGGCGTCGTCTTCTGGATCACGATATCGGGCGCCAACGTGCCCTCCTCCCTGCTGGCAGAAGGACTGTTCTGGCTGGGTGCGCGCGGCGTCGAGCTCTTCGAGTGGCTGGGCATGCCCTGGTGGGTCACCGGGTTCATCTGGCACGGCGTGTACCGGGGGCTGGCCTGGGTGATCGCCGTCATGCTGCCGCCCATGGCGATCTTCTTCCCCATATTCACCATACTGGAAGACCTGGGATACCTCCCCCGCGTGGCCTTCAATGTCGACGCCCTGTTCAAGAAGGCGGGCGCCCACGGCAAGCAGGCGCTCACCATGAGCATGGGGCTGGGCTGCAACGCGGCCGGGGTCGTGGCCTGCCGCGTCATCGATTCCCCCCGGGAACGGCTGATCGCCATCCTGACCAACAACTTCATGCCCTGCAACGGGCGGTGGCCCACGCTCATCATACTGGCCACCCTCTTCGTGGCGGCGGCCTTCCCACCGGCCTTCGCAGCCATGGCCGCGGCGGGCTCACTGGTCCTCATCGTCCTGATCGGCGCCGCGACGACCCTGCTGGTGTCGGCCGTGCTGTCCCGGTCCTTCCTCCGGGGCGAAGCCAGCAGCTTCACGCTGGAACTCCCGCCCTACCGGCGTCCCAGCATCCTGCGCGTGCTCTACACCTCGCTGATCGACCGGACGATCTTCGTATTGTGGCGGGCCGTGGTCATGGCCGTGCCGGCGGGCGGCGTGATCTGGCTGCTGAGCAACATCCACGCCGGGGGACAGAGCCTGACGGTCTGGGTCTCGCAGTGGCTGGAACCCGTGGGCCGGGCCATCGGTCTCGACGGCGTGATCCTGCTGGCCTACATCATCGCCATACCCGCCAACGAAATCGTGGTCCCGACCATCATCATGGCCTATACCGGCGCGGGCATGATGATCGAACTGGACACGATGGCCGAACTGCAGCATCTCCTGGTGAACCAGCAGGGGTGGACGCTCCTCACCGCCGTCTGCCTGATGCTCTTCTCCCTGCTGCACAACCCCTGTTCGACGACCATGTGGACGGTCTACCGGGAGACCAGGAGCGTGAAGTGGACCGTGGTGAGCGGCCTCATGCCCCTGGCCATCGCCTTCCTCCTGCTCTTCATCGTCGCGCAGACCGCCTACTTCGTCATGGGGCTGGCGGGATGGTGA